Genomic window (Nicotiana sylvestris chromosome 7, ASM39365v2, whole genome shotgun sequence):
AGAGCTACTAGCGTGTCCAGTAGCACGTCCGTGCTAGTAGCGCGTTCAACAGTGCGATCAGGTGCGCGGCCAAGGCAGAAACTTTGCAGTTTAGCGCGTCCAGTAGCGCGGGCGCGGACCTGGGcgatttttttcttcaatttttcaccTGTTCTTACCCCGTTCGATGGCCTTAGCACCTGCCCTTTGTCACCTGCATTGGTTAGCTCTTCCTAAAACACAAAATTAACACTACTACTAttgttgggttgcctcccaaccagcgtcttatttaacgtcgtggcacgactcAACACGTTCTCAAGCATCCGTCAAGTCCATCGAGGTCTTGTGACGTGCAAAGTCACCAGCCCAGTAATGTTTTATCCTTTGACCATTCACCAAGAAAGTACCAGTTGAACTCATATCCCGCAACTCCACATCTCCATGAGGCTTCACACTTACCACAACAAAAGGGCCTGACCAACGAGATTTAAGCTTTCCTGGGAAAAGCTTCAACCTTGAATTGAATAAAAGAACTTCTTGCCCTGGCTCAAACTCTCGATGTTGGATGTGCTTGTCATTCCACCTCTTAGTCTTCTCTTTATACAATTTGGCATTTTCATATGCGTGCAAAcgaaactcatcaagctcgttGAGTTGCAGCAACCTCTTCTCGCCAGCCAAGTCCCCATCCATATTCAGCTTTTTAATTGCCCAATAGGCCTTGTGTTCAAGTTCGATGGGCAAGTGACATGCCTTCCCATAAACTAACTTATAAGGGGGAAGTACCTATGGGAGTTTTGTATGCAGTTTGATATGCCCACAATGCATCGTCTAACTTCCCTGCCCAGTCTTTTCTATTTGCAGTCACTGTTTTCTCAAGAATCCGCTTTACCTCTCTGTTTGACACTTCCACTTGACCGCTCGTATGGGGGTGATAGCCAGTGGAAACTTTGTGCTTGACTTTGTGCTTTGCAAGAACATTATTCAGCAGTTTGTTGCAAAAATGCGTTCCTCCATCACTGATCAACACTCTGGGAGTTCCAAAACGTGTGAAGATGTGCTTCTTAACAAAGCTTACCACCacctttgcatcattagtgggaagagcaatggcctccacccacttagacacataatcgacTGCCACCAAGATGTACCTATGACCATTGGAGTACGGAAacggtcccatgaagtcaattccccaaacatcaaaaaacTCCACTACCAGAATGTTTTGCAGCGACATCTCGTGCTTCTTTGTGATCgttccggttctttggcacctgtcacacATTTTAACAAAGGCGTGTGCATCCCTAAACAATTTTGGCCAATAGAAACCTGATTATAGCACTTTCTGGGCGGTCctgtctccaccatgatgacctccgTATGACGAGGCATGACAGCTATGAAGTATggcattcatctcctcctcaggaacaCATCTTCGCACCAACTGATCTGCACAGAGCCTGTATAAGAATGGATCATCCCACATGTAAAGCCTCACATTATACAGGAACCTTTTTCTATTATCAGGTGTCAATTCTGGTGGTGTCACCCCGCTTGCAATAAAGTTCACATAATCTGCATACCACGGGGCTGTGCTTGAGGTGATCGCCAATAACTGCTCatcagggaatgtttctttgattgcacCCCCTTCAGCTACATGGTTCCGATTTTCGAATCTGGACAAGTGATCAGCCACATGATTCTTTGTTCCTTTGCGATCTTGGATCTCTAGGTTAAACTCTTGCAAGAGGAGGACCCACCGAATCAGTCTCGGCTTGGCATTTTTCTTCTTAAATAGGTATCTGATAGCTGAATGATCTGTGTAGACGATGACTTTGGTCCCCGCTAGATATGACCTGAACTTGTCAAATGCCCACACCATGGaaagcaactctttttcagtgaCTATGTAGTTCATCTGAGCTGGATTCAGAGTGTTGCTCGCATAGTAGATGGAGTGGAAGATTTTATTTCTCCTttgccccaaaacagctccaataTCCAAGTCACTCGCATCGGACATCAACTCAAATGGCTGCTCCCAATCCAGAGTAATTATGATTGGTGCAGTCACCTCACCTCCTCAAATGCCTTCAGACAGGCAGCATCAAATTTGAAGGCGACATCCTTCTCAAGCAACCTGCACAAGGGAGAGGAAATTTTCGAgaaatctttaatgaaacgacgataaaaacctgcatggcccAAGAATCTGCGAATGCCTTTGACAGATATCAGTGGGGGCAATTTTTCAATCGCTTCCACCTTTGCCTTGTCCACCTGCAAACCATCTTTGGATACCTTGTGCCCCAAAACTATACCTTcacgtaccatgaaatgacacttttcccagtttagcaccaagttagtttcttcacacctagcaagtaCATTATCAAGGTTCATCAAGCAgttatcaaaagaacatccaaacaaagaaaaatcatccatgaacacttccacaaacctctcaaccatgtcagtaaaaatggctatcatacacctttgaaaagtagCAGGTGCATTACAAAGACCGAAGGGCATTCTGTTGAACCCATACGTGCCATAAGGACACgtaaatgtggtcttctcttggtcctatAGGGCAATAACAATCTGATTATACCCTGAGTAACCATCTAAGAAGTAGTAGTACTCCTGgccagctaatctatcaagcatttggtcaataaaggggagGGGAAAGTGGTCCTACTGGGTGGCATTGTTCAAATTTCTATAATCAATGAAAATTCTCCACTCGGTGACAGTTCTTGTAGGGATTAAATCATTATTCTCATTAACTACTACAGTCATCCCCCCTTTCTTGGGTACATATTGAACTGggcttacccatttgctatctgagataggaaatacaatacctgcatcaagccacttaatcacttcttttttTACCACCTCTTTTATGATTGGATTGAGTCGGCATTGTTGCTCTACACTGGGCTTGTGTCCGTCCCCCATgaggattttgtgcatgcaaaagtcTGGGATAATGACCTTAATGTCAGACATCGTCCACCCAAGTGCTCGCTTGTGCTCACGTAGCACTctcaacaacttttcttcttgCAATTTAGACAAGTCAGAAGAAACAATAACGCGTAAAGTGTCAGAGTCACCCAAACAAGCATATTGCAGGTGAGGTGGAAGAGGTTTAAGCTCCAATTTTGGGGCTTCATCAATTGACGGCTTTGGAGGAGGTCCCTCTGGCCTATTCAAAGGGTCAAAGTGGTGTATCCCTTGCATGTACGCACAAGATGTATCTACGATGTgcatcatctcctcaacctcctcGCCAGCCCCCATGCTATCCAGCAACATAAGTGTTTTCTCTAGAGAATCATCTAGATATACACTCGGATAATGAATCTGCTCATCAGCCTCAATAACAGATATCATTGAGAGCTCCTCATAGTGGCGGGAAAGTTGGATTGCTTTGTAGACATTAAAAACTGCTTCCTCATCATCTACCCTCAAAATCATATTTCCCTATCTCACTTTGATAATTGCATCACCAGTAGCTAAGAGAGGTcaccccaatatgattggaaccagtTCATCAGCCTCATAATCGAGGATAATGAAATCAGCAGGGAAGATGAATTTCCCAATCTGCAgcaacacatcttcaatcaccctTTCAGGGTGTGCTATCGATCTATCAGCCAGCTACAATATCACAGTAGTGGGACTTGGATCTCCCAGGCCCAATTGTTTGAACAAAGACAGGGGCATCAGATTTATGCTTGCCCCAAAATTTCAAAGAGAACGacccacatcaatattaccaatgCGCACAGGAATCGTGAAGCTACtaggatccttaagcttttgtGGGAGCTTactttggacccttgaagtgcactcctcagtaagtgccACTGTCTCAAATTCAGTTAATCTtctcttgtgagccactatatcttttatgtacttagcATACTTTGGAATTTCACGAAGCACATCAACAAGTGGGATATTCAATTGAACCTGgatcaacatagagagaaattttgtgaacatgcgatcatcattctttttctgcaatctctgggggaaaggtggtggtggccttgggGACTCCACTAGCTCTGGAATTTCAGCAGCATTCTTTGGCTCAGGAGTCACTTTAGGGATCAACTCTCCCTCAGGTATGGgcttgtctttctttttctttggaacTTTCTCTAGCTCCCTCCCATTTCTAAGTGTAACTGCATTCACTTGAGGGTTCTTTTCTGTATCACTGGGGAGAGCGCCTGTAGGTCTAGTGTTTTTATTTGTTGCTAACTGCCCAATTTGCCTCTCAAGATTTCTGAAGTCGGTCCGGAGTTgctgattgtcaatcaacaaCTTCTTTATAAAATCATTGgtactttcttctatttgttggGGTGGTCTCTGAGGCTGATTGAAACTCCCTTGGGGTCTATGCTGATTCTGATTCTGCTGATTTCCACCCCATGAGAAGTTGGGATGATTCCTCCCATTTGTATTGTAAGAATTCCCGTATTGTGCATGCTGATTCGGTGGACCTCTATTTTGTTGCCCCACATAATAGATGGATTCTGGATTTGTGGGACACATATCACTCATATGATTGTCGCCACAGAGTTCGCAACAAATAGTCATTTGTTATACATGTTGCATTATTTGTGGCTACTGTGTTGTCATCCTAGTCATCTGATTGACCATCTTTGCAATATCGACTCTCATGGCTGACACTTCGTCGAGCTCAAGTAACCCAGCTGATTTTTGCTTAACTGCCTTTCGTGAATCACCATCACCTTGCAAGTTATTATCATTAGTAGTGAAGTTATTCAGCAAGATTTAGATTTCACTGTATGGTCTGGCCATGCAACTACCCCCACAAgttgaatcaagattcatctttgaagcATCATCTAACCCATCTACAAAAGTGTGACCCAATAACTCGTCCGTCTGGAAATGATGAGGACAGTCTCTGAGCATCTTCTTGTACCTTTCCCATGCTTGACGAAGTGTCTCACTAACTCGTTGTTCAAACCCAAGAATTTGACTCCTCAATATCTTTGTTTtttagtggggaaaaacttgattaagaattgccttgccagatcatcccaagtgcggATTGAATTTGCTGGCTCCTTATCCAACCACTCCTTAGCTTCCCCGATCAGTGAAAAGGGGAAAAGTGTCAacctgacatagtccttggaaacgtTCAGATAATTTTAAGTGGCCATAATTTCTAGGAAATTCTAAATATGCCTCTGCGGGTCTTCATTAGGTAAGACCACAAATAGCCCTGTGGATTGGATCAGCTGCACCATGTATTGTTTTAGCTCAAAGTGCCCAATAatatcaggcttcacaatagcctgagtcataATAGCCAGACTGGGCCTTGCGGCTTCGATCACCGCGCGTTCCTCATTACCTACCATCTCAattggctgtggttgaactacgatgtccaactctctttcagTTCTAGTTCTAGAGTCCACCTCCTTCCTCAATCTGTGAAGTGTTCATTCAATTTCGGGATCAAGAGGAAGGAGATTGTTTGCGCTTCTACTTCTTCGCATTCAAGAAAAGAAAACCTGTATTGgcacaaacaaagtgaactgaaaattaaaacttgaataaataaataataaaagctcaactcagtcaagtagctaatttctaagtccccgaccACGGCGCCAAAAACGtgttgcgaccaaaaacactcacgcaagtgcacgtgatcgtcaaataatagagtagtgagtagagtatcattcccacgaagacttatgattagctgttgactaattcaaactcaattaaTTTGTCTATCCAAGAGGTTTTCACAAAATagagatgtaattgttttactacctaaactaccaagcaataatctaactagagaaattaaccaaacaaataacaatttCGAGTAGCACACAATGGGAGAGGATATTCCCGGGTCACAGGCTAGTTAACAATCGTGTTATGTTCTTAGCTTAAAATTACTAATCGATTTACCTGGATTGTTGATTGATAGGGTTAatgttactcataagaatctgtcgagttcttactcgcctattcaagttaactcaatgcctatatgtctatggaattaagattaacaagaatgcatttacaattcctgtatttcaaccaagcaaggcaattgggtatatgtctatcccaattgctaatccgttccccgaggcccaggttcaagaacttgccctatttaattctatatgcaatctaaagttcctattttcgagttcaactaaagattcgtagatagtatttccctgttagctactcagcaaaataattaaaagcagaattaaataaacaacccaatatgataaaccaaATTTGTCAAATTGaacttcaaacaacaacattcatgtttcacctatgaccctagaacaatgggttttagctactcatgctagtgTTCATGACAAATAGATTCAATTTCATCCAAAATAGCAAAaaccaagagaagaaaagaagaacttgatggtcaaatctcctccttgcctcttgtcTCTTTATTTCTTGCACTAGACTATGAAAACCCTCCTCTCTCttccttgggcgagcttgactttatataggttaagtgagTTTTCCTCCAGATTTCCAATTCTTCCCCTAAATAACTCTTCCCGAATTTTGGACTAGCACGACCGTGCACCTGGACGCGCATCTGGCCATGCTAATTGGCTGAGATTCTGTCACGGACGTGCTAAAAGTAGCGCGCGCATGTCCAGTTCTGTGTTTCATCACTTTTGTTCCTCGTCTTCAAGCATACTCAGCTCTGAGAGGTCTTTCTTTCTCCAAAATGGTTCCAATCACAATTGTTTAAGGCATCACctaggctcctcatcctgcaatatttacaattcacaattagagcctatttttcatcaattaaccatattatgatattggaatataatcaagcgggAGCATAAACAATCGCCAAATTACCTAGATTTAACCTATTAtcagatgccctcagaggcttgatgatgttatgtacgtacagactTATGAATTACATTCCATTTATAAGCATATGTAtaatattataaatatttcatgatttacaaagctatccatacttacaggttgagtcctttactccatctTTATTTCATGTCCTTTATATACTGATTTACaagccttacatactcggtacattatttataTTAacatccttttgttggggatgctgcatttatGCCTACAAGTATAGATAATCCATTTGACGAGCCCTCGTGGTATACGAGATTGGTATTCAGTGAAAGattggtaagactccacctcattcggagtgcagccgagtctatgagtcattaTGTTAGAGTTTTGCTATGGACTTATAGGTatgccggtaccctgtcccatttgatgtcaaataatcttagaggctttgtggACTGAGGTTTATTTTGTAtaatatgtcagaggccttgacggcccatatgtatgcatgttttaagaaaaattgtTCAGTAATACAGCGTTTGCCAAATtgtagttatacattacgagttatgGCCATATGTGCCCATAATAATTATAAAAGGAATAAGTCCAACTAACTCGAActatgtatgttctagttttggtcAAACGataatgagttacagagtggttcgctcgggccagcacGACactgggtgccagccacgccttcccaggtttggggcgtgacaaagtggtatcagagcgagtcgtatcctagggagtctacaaagctGTGCTTTATAGAGTCTCAAttatgggtgtgttgcgcgccacatttataattgagaggttatagggcatttaggaaatgttacccttcttttgtttccgGGTCCTgccatttcgaaaacttagcatacaacagATTGTCtcacaaagtctgaagaacgactcaaagatgctactcgtgctcctctcggctacgggaatagatcaaaatatcatcaatgaagacaatcacaaaggaatccaggtaAAGCTTGaaaactcggttcatcaaatccatgaaagctactggggcatttgtcaacccaaatgatatCACTAAGAACTAACACTatccgtaccgagtgcgaaaagccgTCTTAGGaacatcgaatgccctaatcctgaactgatggtagccagatctcaaatcaatcttcgaaaatacattggcaccctgaagctgatcaaacaaatcatcaatcctcggcagtggatacttgttcttgatggtgaacttgttcaactaccgataatctatacacatcctcatcgacccatccttattcttaacaaacaacactaccacaccccagggcgagacactaggtcaaataaagcccttatcaagaaaaaCTTGtacctgctccttcaattccttcaactctggcagggccatacgatatggagtaatggaaatgggctgagtgaccggagccaaatcaatgtaaaattcaatatccctatcgggtggcatccccggtaggtctgcaggaaatacctctagaaactctCGAACAATtggcacaaaatccatagaaggaacctcagcactagaatcacggacaTAAGCCAAAACAGCTAAACACCCTTTCTCgatcatacgccgagccttcacataggAGATAACCCTGCTAGTAGattgaccaggagtccctctccactccaatcgaggcaaccccggtaAGGCTAAAGTCACGATCTTGGCATCACAGTCCAGTATGGCATGATAAGgcgataaccaatccatccccaatatgacatcaaaatcaaccatgtctagaagtaggagatctactcTAGTCTCAAGACCCCGAATAACAATAACATATgaacgatagacacgatctactaCAATAGAGTAACCCACCGACGTGGATATATAtacgggagcactcaaagaatcccgaggcataaccaaatatgaagcaaaataagaagacacataggagtatgtagaccctagatcaaacagaactgaagcatctctactacaaatcGAAACAGTACCTGCAATAACAACATCGGAAGACTCAGGCTCAGGCTttgctgggaaagcataacattggggctgggccccaccaccctaaactatatctctgggatgacctcctgttggctggcctccacctctaaagtcctgacctctacctctagcgggctgacccctacctctagctccCTGACCcttgcctctagctggctgggcgggtggtgccagaatcatggcacgagaactctgCTACTACAACTAAACACCtactaatctcggacaagccctctggatatgaccatactcaccgtactcaaaacatccacctgaatACTGCGGCTAAGGAAATTGAGACTGACCCTAGCGAGCTGGCTGACCACGATAATAGCTCTGaagaggaggtgctctgataggagctggcggtgcactATGAGCTGGCTGTCCGGAAGGAGGTACATAAATACCTTGACCCCCTGAAGCTCCATGAGATGCCTGAAGTGCTGAGTGAAATGGCCT
Coding sequences:
- the LOC138873634 gene encoding uncharacterized protein, with the translated sequence MSDMCPTNPESIYYVGQQNRGPPNQHAQYGNSYNTNGRNHPNFSWGGNQQNQNQHRPQGSFNQPQRPPQQIEESTNDFIKKLLIDNQQLRTDFRNLERQIGQLATNKNTRPTGALPSDTEKNPQVNAVTLRNGRELEKVPKKKKDKPIPEGELIPKVTPEPKNAAEIPELVESPRPPPPFPQRLQKKNDDRMFTKFLSMLIQVQLNIPLVDVLREIPKYAKYIKDIVAHKRRLTEFETVALTEECTSRVQSKLPQKLKDPSSFTIPVRIGNIDVGRSL